The Xenorhabdus doucetiae genome has a window encoding:
- a CDS encoding NupC/NupG family nucleoside CNT transporter, with translation MSHIFHFFLALVVIGGLAVLASNNRKGIRIRYIVQLLIIELLLAWFFLNSNVGLGIVKGFDALFVQLLSYAAKGTSFVFGGMMEANLAFFFLNVLCPIIFISALIGILQHIKVLPIIIRAIGTVLSKINGMGKLESFNAVSSLVLGQSENFIAYKNVLGKMSERRMYTMAATAMSTVSMSIVGAYMTMLDAKYVVAALILNMFSTFIILSLINPYSVESEEDIQMSNLHEGQSFFEMLGEYILAGFKVALIVSAMLIGFIALIAGINAIFHLVFGITFQECMGYVFYPFAWIIGIPSDEALKVGSIMATKMVSNEFVAMQSLQEIAGQLSEHSKGILSVFLVSFANFSSIGIVAGAIKGLDEKQGNTVARFGLKLLFGSTLVSFLSAAITGLILSF, from the coding sequence ATGTCTCATATTTTTCATTTTTTCCTCGCCTTGGTCGTGATTGGCGGCCTGGCGGTTTTAGCCAGTAATAACCGGAAGGGTATTAGAATTCGTTATATTGTTCAGTTGCTTATCATCGAACTCTTACTGGCTTGGTTCTTCCTGAACTCTAACGTAGGTTTAGGGATAGTTAAAGGATTTGACGCTTTATTTGTCCAACTGTTGTCTTATGCAGCAAAAGGCACCAGCTTTGTGTTCGGTGGCATGATGGAAGCGAATCTGGCCTTTTTCTTCCTGAATGTTTTGTGTCCTATCATCTTTATTTCTGCCCTGATTGGTATTTTGCAACACATCAAAGTGCTGCCGATTATCATTCGTGCGATAGGTACAGTCCTGTCTAAAATCAACGGCATGGGTAAACTGGAATCATTTAATGCGGTGAGTTCGTTGGTTCTGGGGCAATCAGAAAACTTTATTGCTTACAAGAATGTGCTGGGAAAAATGTCTGAGCGCCGGATGTATACGATGGCAGCAACCGCAATGTCCACGGTATCTATGTCGATTGTCGGTGCTTACATGACCATGCTGGATGCAAAATATGTGGTCGCGGCACTGATCCTCAATATGTTCAGTACCTTTATCATCTTGTCGCTCATCAATCCTTACTCTGTTGAGAGTGAAGAAGACATCCAGATGAGCAACCTCCATGAGGGGCAAAGTTTCTTTGAAATGCTGGGTGAATATATCCTGGCAGGTTTCAAGGTAGCGTTGATTGTTTCTGCGATGTTGATCGGTTTTATTGCCCTGATCGCGGGAATTAATGCCATTTTCCATCTGGTATTTGGGATCACGTTCCAAGAGTGCATGGGATATGTGTTCTATCCGTTTGCCTGGATCATTGGCATTCCAAGTGATGAAGCACTGAAAGTCGGCAGTATCATGGCGACCAAGATGGTTTCCAATGAATTTGTGGCGATGCAGAGCCTGCAAGAAATTGCGGGTCAACTGAGTGAACATTCGAAAGGAATCCTGTCAGTATTTTTGGTTTCTTTCGCTAACTTCTCATCCATCGGGATTGTTGCCGGTGCCATTAAAGGGTTGGATGAAAAACAGGGTAATACGGTTGCACGTTTTGGTCTGAAACTGCTGTTTGGTTCAACGCTGGTAAGCTTCCTGTCCGCAGCCATTACCGGATTGATTTTGAGCTTCTAA
- the gltX gene encoding glutamate--tRNA ligase: protein MSKIKTRFAPSPTGYLHVGGARTALYSWLYSRHNKGEFVLRIEDTDLERSTQEAIDAIMDGMNWLNLNWDEGPYYQTKRFDRYNHVIDNMLAQGTAYRCYCSKEHLEQLRETQMAKGEKPRYDGRCRDSECQHSHDEPHVVRFRNPQEGSVIFNDSIRGPIEFSNQELDDLIIRRTDGSPTYNFCVVIDDWDMEITHVIRGEDHINNTPRQINILKALGAPVPEYAHVSMILGDDGKKLSKRHGAVSVMQYRDEGYLPEALLNYLVRLGWSHGDQEIFSVEEMTELFDLDAISKSASAFNTEKLQWLNHHYINTLPAEKVAVHLAWHIEQQGIDTRTGPELVDLIKLLGERCKTLKEMAGSCRYFYEEFAEFDADAAKKHLRPVARQPLEVARAKLAALTEWTPENIHHAIQATADELEVGMGKVGMPLRVAVTGAGQSPSVDVTIHAINQARSLSRIDKALAYIAQREAQ from the coding sequence ATGAGTAAAATTAAAACCCGTTTTGCACCAAGTCCTACCGGCTATCTGCATGTTGGTGGTGCGCGTACTGCGCTTTATTCCTGGTTATACAGTCGCCACAATAAAGGTGAATTTGTTCTTCGCATCGAAGATACCGATCTGGAACGTTCCACGCAAGAAGCCATTGACGCAATTATGGACGGAATGAACTGGTTAAATCTGAATTGGGATGAAGGCCCTTATTATCAGACTAAACGTTTCGACCGTTACAACCACGTTATTGATAACATGTTGGCGCAAGGCACGGCTTACCGCTGCTATTGTTCTAAAGAGCATTTGGAACAACTGCGTGAAACTCAGATGGCGAAGGGTGAAAAGCCACGTTATGACGGACGATGCCGTGATAGCGAGTGCCAGCACAGCCACGATGAGCCACATGTTGTCCGTTTCCGCAACCCACAAGAAGGTTCTGTTATTTTTAATGACAGCATCCGTGGCCCGATTGAATTCAGCAACCAAGAGCTGGATGATTTGATCATTCGCCGTACCGACGGTTCACCAACGTATAATTTCTGTGTGGTTATTGATGATTGGGATATGGAAATCACCCACGTTATTCGTGGTGAAGACCATATCAACAACACGCCGCGTCAGATCAATATCCTGAAAGCGCTTGGCGCTCCTGTTCCGGAATATGCCCATGTTTCGATGATCCTCGGCGACGATGGTAAAAAGCTATCCAAACGTCACGGCGCTGTCAGTGTCATGCAGTACCGTGATGAAGGTTATCTGCCAGAGGCGCTATTGAACTATCTGGTTCGTCTGGGCTGGTCACATGGCGATCAGGAAATTTTCAGCGTTGAAGAAATGACTGAACTGTTTGACCTTGATGCGATCAGTAAATCCGCCAGTGCATTCAATACGGAAAAACTGCAATGGCTGAACCATCATTACATCAATACCCTGCCGGCAGAGAAAGTGGCAGTACATTTAGCGTGGCATATTGAACAGCAAGGGATTGATACCCGCACTGGCCCGGAATTGGTTGATTTGATCAAACTGCTGGGTGAGCGCTGCAAGACGCTGAAAGAGATGGCGGGATCTTGTCGTTATTTCTATGAAGAGTTCGCTGAGTTTGATGCCGATGCGGCGAAAAAACATCTGCGCCCAGTTGCCCGCCAGCCATTGGAAGTTGCCCGTGCGAAACTGGCCGCGCTGACTGAATGGACACCAGAGAATATCCATCACGCGATTCAAGCGACGGCTGACGAGCTGGAAGTTGGCATGGGTAAAGTCGGTATGCCACTGCGTGTTGCGGTAACCGGTGCAGGCCAGTCTCCGAGTGTGGATGTCACCATCCATGCGATTAACCAGGCACGTTCACTGTCTCGTATTGATAAGGCGCTGGCTTATATTGCGCAGCGTGAGGCACAATAA
- a CDS encoding SDR family NAD(P)-dependent oxidoreductase produces the protein MGYFDGKIAIVTGATTGVGEGIAEELFHRGATVIITGRQFSRAKQTARRIDPTEQCVIPMEADVRDHLSVKALIDNTVKQCGGLHLLVNNAGITGPHGINICDYSIDDWNDVINTDLSGTFFGLKYGIPAIIQSGGGAIVNLSSSNGIVGIPGIAPYTTAKHGVLGLTRSVALEFADKGVRINAVGPGYVDTPHMQTLPAEVREWMAKSHPMKRMATRDEVAKTVAFLLSEESSFTTGAFYAVDGGYTAQ, from the coding sequence ATGGGCTATTTTGACGGGAAAATTGCGATTGTCACGGGAGCGACAACCGGCGTTGGCGAAGGTATTGCGGAAGAATTATTCCATCGGGGAGCGACGGTCATTATTACGGGACGTCAATTTTCCCGTGCCAAACAAACAGCAAGGCGAATCGATCCCACGGAGCAGTGTGTGATCCCGATGGAAGCCGATGTCAGGGATCACCTTTCAGTCAAGGCATTGATTGACAATACCGTCAAGCAATGTGGTGGATTACATCTGTTGGTCAATAATGCAGGCATTACCGGGCCGCATGGTATCAATATTTGTGACTATTCCATTGATGATTGGAATGATGTGATTAATACCGATCTCAGCGGCACCTTTTTCGGCTTGAAATATGGTATTCCGGCGATCATTCAAAGCGGAGGCGGGGCGATTGTTAACCTGTCTTCCTCTAATGGAATTGTGGGTATTCCTGGCATTGCACCTTACACGACCGCCAAACATGGTGTGCTTGGCCTGACGCGTTCCGTTGCCCTGGAATTTGCAGATAAAGGGGTTCGCATTAATGCCGTTGGACCCGGTTATGTTGATACGCCGCATATGCAAACACTACCCGCAGAAGTTCGGGAATGGATGGCAAAGAGTCACCCAATGAAACGTATGGCAACCAGAGACGAAGTCGCAAAAACAGTGGCATTTTTACTGTCAGAGGAAAGCTCATTTACGACGGGCGCTTTCTACGCGGTGGATGGTGGTTATACGGCACAGTAG
- a CDS encoding L-fuculose-phosphate aldolase: MNREQIAQEIIATCLKMNALGLNQGTSGNISARYQDGFLITPSGIAYEKLTPDHIVYVSYQGEYAADKVPSSEWHFHLACYQARPDLNAVVHNHAVNATAVSILNHAIPAIHYMIAVTGTDHVPCIPYATFGTAELADYVKKGITHSKALLMQHHGMIAMEVSLEKALWLANEIEILAQLYLKVLPIVETVPILSATEMQRVLEKFKHYGLKR, from the coding sequence ATGAATAGAGAGCAAATCGCCCAAGAGATTATTGCAACTTGCCTTAAAATGAACGCACTTGGATTGAACCAAGGGACATCAGGCAATATCAGTGCCCGCTATCAGGATGGTTTTTTGATAACACCCAGCGGCATCGCTTATGAAAAGCTGACACCGGATCACATCGTTTATGTCAGTTATCAAGGTGAATATGCCGCCGATAAAGTGCCTTCAAGCGAATGGCATTTTCATCTCGCTTGCTATCAAGCACGCCCTGATCTCAATGCCGTTGTCCATAATCATGCGGTTAATGCAACGGCCGTCTCCATTCTCAATCACGCAATACCCGCCATTCACTATATGATCGCGGTGACAGGCACCGATCACGTTCCCTGCATTCCCTATGCCACGTTTGGCACGGCTGAATTGGCTGACTATGTAAAAAAGGGGATCACCCACAGTAAGGCATTATTGATGCAGCATCATGGCATGATTGCCATGGAAGTGAGTCTGGAAAAAGCGCTCTGGTTGGCAAATGAAATTGAGATATTAGCACAACTTTACTTAAAAGTGCTGCCAATTGTGGAGACTGTTCCAATACTCTCTGCAACAGAAATGCAGCGGGTGCTGGAAAAATTCAAGCATTATGGATTAAAGAGATAG